DNA sequence from the Cucumis melo cultivar AY chromosome 6, USDA_Cmelo_AY_1.0, whole genome shotgun sequence genome:
ttctttttctttcaaaagtTCCAATGATGTCATTTGACCTTTCATAAACATATAAAAACCAGACCCTCGAAAAAGAAATCCATTAGAATTTTGGACAGAAATTGGGACCTGCGACGTGATCTGTAATAATGCGGCAGTGTCCAAGTCTCGGTTTCCATTTATGATCACTGCAACATCGTTCCTAGTCCCAATTTATATCAAGCTTCAAACAAATTCCTACTTTATGGGcggttttgaaatgtttatgaaGGGTGAAAGGACTCAAGGGTAACATGGCAACTTTGAAAAAGTAAATAGCAAAGATCATGGGTATtttattgtaattaattttCAGGAAATACATGCAAACAAACCCAAAATTTTCCCAGAATAAATCAACCATGACCAGAAGATGGCTAAGACAACAGTACCTGGCCAGCAAACTGCTTTAAACACGTGGCATCACTCCCAGTCTTTTTATCCAGCTTCAGCGGGCGACGCTTGACCCTAAAAATTTCTGCATCAGAATCATCACTTTCTCGATCTACTAAAGTGGTTAGCTCCGATGCACGTACACTGCCTAGAGGTGAACTTGAGCAATTATTACGTGATGACTCAAGTACACGGTTAGAAATCTCAGAAGAGTGCTCAAAACTTGAATTTCTTGGTACCTGTTCGAGAAATAATACAATCATTATTCTTTAATATTCATAACATGGGTATTCTGATCACAAATTCACTTCGACGGACACAATTATGTAACAAAAATGGATGAGTTGAGCTCGAAATCAGATCTTACATGGCTAGTGGTGGACAATGTTTCATTATAGTCTACAACTGAACAAAGAGTTGACGCTTCACAAGAGAGAGAAAGATCTGATGGTTCAGGTCTATGGTTTTCAGTTATACAACTCTGTGTAGGCTGGCTACTGGAAACACACTCATTTTCTCCCAAACGACAAATCGCTGCAGCTGCAGCAGTAAATTCAGAATCCAACTGCACTTCTATTTCGCAATAAGTAGCGTATCCATCCGAATCAGCTCCCTTAAATAAATTTAACAGAGGATAAGAATATAGTTCAACATTATTAGTTTGGCCTCCACATTCCTGCTCGAATTTCTTAGCTGCGGATTCCATATCTAAAATATCCTCACACAAGAAGAGTGTGCGGTTGCTACCACATGAGAAGTTCAGAGATTTGATATCTGGATCAGAAAGCAAGTAATCAGTAACAATCAAAAGCATAAAACGTTTCACATAAATAAGAAATGCTTTTTTAACCTAATTATTTCAAACATCTtcaatattttgtcattttttcgGGGTAATTCTACAAAATCAAAATGCTGATATATCCACATACTGCATAAATTTTAAGAGTTCATAAATAtacatttatgaaaaagaaaataacaatcAAAATAGAGGATAATCAAGCTAAATGAATACTCATCCAGTAATTAATCAAGCCAACAAGTGAGATGAGATGAGCATACCATGACGAAGACACACTGGATGTCCATAACAACTGCAGTTGATATAAGATATATAGCAGTCACGTTTGCATAAGCTGCATAGTATGGTTCCATGAAGATTTGGTGATACACCAGTGCATGTTCTTGATTTCATCAATGTCCATCGGGCACGATGCTGGAAGCGAATCATACTTACAAAAGAAGTCTTAATAGAATAATGAGAGGCTAACTCTGCAGAAGCATAATGTGGGTCTTCAAATTCTGAATTTGTGTAGAGAAGCATTGCTTCTTTACATAGAAGCTCTTCATGAGGAATTAGAGGCATCCTGTTTAGGAGTGCATAACGCTGACTGGCAACAGCTCCCAAGGGGAACCAATCACCCATCGCAAAGTTCACTGCCTCACCACAATTGAAGCCTGTGCATTTGAAAGGAGGGGGGATATTAGAAGGATGATAAATATTCAATTCATCAATCATAATACATGACAATGATCAGAAAAACCGTAGTCTAAAATGTCTTACCATGACTGAATCCAGCATGATATGCTCTGGGGAAGGTAATTACAAACTCTCCAGGTTGCTGGACAGCTCTGTATACAGGCACCTTATGATCCAACAAAATACTTGGTGGAAACAACGTCGTTTTCCCCAGAAGAACGTCAAATGCTCCATCCTCTCCACCAGTTGATAAGATATCACGGGTGTATACATGCTCCCTGACCACATTTTCAAACTGCAAAGCTGCTTGACCAGGAATGCCATACCAAGTTTTAGATGCCCCACAATGATGATAATTAATACTGCAACAAGTACATAATTGACTTGGTGAAGGACTAGCAGAAACTAGAAGGTGTCACTTAGTAGCTCAAAACTACAAACATAAAACTGTGGGTGCCAGAaaaactgaaaaatataatacaaaCCAAAAGTTATCTGATCTCCTAAAACGGTAATATCAGCACACCTACCTGTATAGATAATGATCCTCCACGTGCCAAGCAAACATACTAAACAGCATTCCAATATAAAGCATGGGGTCCGTTACTCCCTGTTATAGGTACCAATAAAAGATACATTAACACATGAAGTGCTAGCATGTTACATGATGATGCACCATATATAAGGTAACCACCCTACCGGTATTGGATTTTCCAGAAGGCGCAATATGGACTTGGGTAGCCGTGAAAGGTTCTGGAAAAAAAGGAAACATACAATAATAAGCTAACAGACATTCAGGAGACAAACGAATCAACAACTTCAAATGTTACTTCCATAGGGTGAAATTCTTTGTTgaccatttttattttcttaaatgtTCCTGAAGTTCGTTGCGAAGTACAGAAACATGCAATTGAAATTAAGTGGCCAGAGACCAGAGATTAGATGAGGCTATGAAAGTCCTACAGTAAAACGAAGACCTTTATCTTTGGAAAAATGCCATAGAAAGACTTGGGAGTGAGCTTTAGCAACAAAATTTGATGATTGTTTCAAGGTGTATCAACTCTTCTACAGATATGTATACGTCACAGACTCACAAATATCCTAATTAATTGGTTTCTTGTTTAGATTCCTTTTGCCGTATAGCAAAcacaaagaaagagaaagacCTTCAAATTCCATTTACTTGTCCCAAGCTCATCAGATGGAGAAGATGAAAACGCACTACCATCAACATCGCAAGCATATTCAACACTTTCTGTCTTCCCACAAGCAATTTCACGCCAAAATTCCTTTTCCATATATGACGCAGGTAGACATCCAGAACTACTATATCTACGAGCATATATCTTGTTCGCAATTTTTTCAAAATCGCGAAATGTATAGTTCCTAAAATGACAGGTTACGTATTCAGTACCAGACATATAATCCAAATTACATGTGTACGCAAAGAATTCTCACCTTCCACTCATGTAAAAGGTAACCTGGTCATCAGTATCCCATTCAGCAAAACGAAAAGGTTGCACTCTCGTTGTAAACTTGAACCCTGGTTTCTCCTTCATTAATACAGCCCCAGCAGTAACAGAAGCAATCAGTGGGGAAACAATCTTGCATATGCCTGAAAGTTCAGTTTAGTAGCGAAAGTAAATATCAGTCACATTAGCCAACACATAGAACAATAaagatgatttttcttttttttgttgaaaagcTGCAAAAGACAAAAAAGATGATAATATGCTGGGAAAGAAGTCCAAAAAGAAAATGGTTTCGAGAATTTGCAAACATTTGGAACCCAGACAGCTTTCAGTGATCTCTATCATTGGTTTAGGATTGAACATCGAGCCTATACTTCCAATCTATATAATTGCATTAAATCAAAAgatacaaaatatttacacataACTATCTCTTAAATTGATAAGCATTTATAGGAAATGATCACAAAAGAATGTACACATGTTTAAATgttatacatatattatatgaATTTACTTCCAGATAGAAAATAATAGTTATCAGCCACCTAACAAGACCATCAGCGAAACGAACTAACTTGGCTGAAGAGGAATGTGCCAATTGCTGAGAGACCAAATTCTCCAAAGAAAAGTTAGCCTACATATGGATCCTAAAATGTGACAACTAACCTTGTAGGATTAGGGTTTCAGATTCAATGATCACCAATCTGAGAAACTTATATCAGAATAATTTCTAACTACAAATGTTGGTAGGGATGGAGATAGATGGTGCACAAAGTAGCCAAAATAATCGCATAAGCAACAAAGTAAACAACATTAGCAGCAGTAAGAGAAATCTTGGTAAATAATCAAGCAATAAACCAAAAAtgtcaaaaagaaaagaatccACGTGATGCCTTGGTGGTATTGCGCACCATTAGGCTGTGTTCCAAGAGGTTATTtttaccattttctttttttcttttaaaaggcTAATAACAGAGTTGCTTGTATGCTTTCAAACACCTTCACTGACAAAACCCTCATGCATAACTTCTgtcttccattttcttttcattataCACGAGCCTCACAAATGTGTTATGCTTCGCACTTCGTAATTAAGCACAACTGCTCAAGTGTTAATGCACATGGCAATTTAAAAGGCACTGTTTGACATAATCAGGTGAGACAAATAAGCTTCTCGACATATTTTTGGCTCAAGTGGCattccaaatttcaaaaacttCCTTAGCTCTTCCCGTATCCAACTGCATACTGAGTCACTGAGTATTTAATTATTCCCACCATCAATTCCAAGAAGACAGAACGGACCCTTTTTAATTTCGATTGTAGcatgaaaaaaaatggttttgtGGCATTAATTACATGAAAATCTAATCCACCCATACCCAATAGGTGTGATTGGTGATCAAATTTTAAATGATGTTTTTTGTTTGCGCACAACAAAATGTTATGTTCCATTCTTCCAATAAAACTATAAGAGGCATCATTTCATCACGCAAAACAAGACAGCATATTTTTCCATGAAAACATTTCATGCATACGAAGGTCGGACTTCAAAGGTCAAAGCAACTTCTAAGCCAAAATCAAATATGATAGCTGGTCAGGCGTTTACAATCCAGAGGGAGGAAGCAAGTATCTCACCATATTTCGAGGCTTCAGGAGCTATCTTTTGCAAATAGACCAAAGGATCCTCAAATTCCTCCTTTGACGGAGAATACACGGGGCATTCTGGAATCTTCTCAGTCCACTCTAAATCATCATATTCAAACTTGTCTACTCTCCTTTTTGAAAAGACATCCCTCTCATGTGACATGCCACTTGAACGGGAAAAGGTTTCTGCATTGCCACCAAGTAATCTCACACCACAAGGAGTTGAGGCCCTTAAAGCATCACCTCCACTTCTATTCATCATATTCTTGACAGCTGAAGTTTTGTTGGCAGTTTCAGAATTTGTTGACTGAAGCCTCTTAAGCTTCAGAAGAGCTAACCCATTTCTATCCTCTCTCGATGAACAAATTCTTCCCTCCACCTGTCAAAAGCCAACGTGTCAGACACAGTTATTATCATATGTAGGAAAATAAAATACTAATAGAATGAATTAAATGAAGGTACAAGCCCCTCTCGatcaataaaaaaattcaaatcgaCTGAAATTCGTATAAATTTAAGGAAGTAGTTTGGTCCAAACTTCAATATAATATTCAGCTAGGCAATTCAAACTTTCAAAGCAGAGGAACTCTTTTCAAGTAAAAGTCGCCGAGCATCAAATTACCGCAAGAAAGTGACGGCAATGCGTCTGACCATAATCCAATGCATGCAAATTAGGTTGCTACAAATCGGAATACATCTCATAAACCCCAGGAGGTCAACCTACGCATTCATCTTCAACATAGAGATATCACTAGCCACCAGGAAGTACCGACTTGACGATATTATGAAAGTCAAAGAACCGTAACTAGCTTGGTAACATTATTCATTCATATACCTCAACGAATTTCCACAGACTTTCAATAatcttaaagaaaaatatagcATGGTCCTAACAAATCGAATTAGCCAAAAATCTTCAATTCCGCCATATTTGCACAAAAAACTCGTCGCCGTATCAtttgaataagaaatttaacTGATACAACGAACAAGACTCTCTTGAGATAACAAAGTCAAATCTTCCTCCTCAACGAAGGTGTAACAGTAACCAACGATTTCAGGATAAATAGTGCCGAtgaggaaaatgaaaatttcgaCCCGTGACAATACATGAACGAAAATATTAACGCCAAAACAACGAAAATAAGTCAACGGAAACGGTATTACAGCAAAAAATTGTAGGCAGAAATCCAACGACGAATTCTCCAATCATACAAATTCGACGACCAGAAATCAACTCTTTGACCTCGTAAAAACAAAGAGCACAGAGGAAagcaaataacaaaaaataattttataaaaaattacaaaaatgatGCAAAACAAGAACAATGTACTAGATCTGAAAAGTAAAACATAAGAAGATAAATTCGTCAAAGTTCAAACCGAACACGAAATAATTTTGTATtcagcaaaaacaaaaaaacaaaaaaaaatccaaaaacgaaaaaaccGAAATGCGTACCATCTCATCCCGAAACAGCGTCTTATTCTTACACGCCTCCGTCTTCGTTCGCTTCGCCGAAACAACACCACCGCAGAGcaaaaagtaaaaacaaatCGAAAATCCAGAAACCGAAACCCTAGATCACGGTACAAGCAGGAGCCATCAAGCGCGAGAACGAAAGGAGGAGAAAGCGGACCACATTCTCGAAagagacgaagaagaagaagaaccgCTGTCAGATTCAGAGATCCAGAGGTTCCGGAGCGGAATCAGAGGAAAGCGACAAGAACACGCAAGCAGCAATAAAGAGAGAATCTCCTAGGGTCGTAGACGGCGGTGGTCGGAGACGGCGAGCACTTTTCCGGCGAGAGGAAAAAGGAGATTCACCGGCGAGAGAGAAgaaaggaagagagagagagagagagagagagaaactggAGGGAGAGAACAGTAGAAAATGAAAGAGAGGAAAAAGGAGCGAAAGGCTTAGAAAACCAAAAAAGTTGCTAGAAGAGGATAATTTATACTTTTATACCTCAGGAATATTAACGCTTTAATGAGTAAACTAACtcccaataaaaaaaatatataaatattttatttatttcttttttgtttataaatattatattataaaaataaaatataaaaattgtaaGGGAGAGAGAAGTGTGAAGGAAAGTGGTTGTTGTTAGGTGGTTCAATTCAAccaaaccccccccccccccaaaagcCGAAACGCGTTTTTCTCCGTCCGAGTTTCTGTTGCTCACCGTTTATGAGGATTCCTTTTTACCTTTTTACCCCTACAATTATTTACTATTTACTATTTAATTATTTCGTTACCTTTTCGTTCTTCATGGCCCTATTTGGGTCTTTTCCAAggttaaaagtaaaaaatgaataaataactaaatttaaaaaattcctTCAAAACCTTCATCCAATCAACATTTTAGCATCTAACACCATGTCTAAAAAGGTAATTCATCGATCTTGATCGAAAGAGTGTGGATTGAGCTGGTAGTGATCGATCTAATTGTGTTTGAAAGTTATTTAGAATTAAATAGGGGATATTGTTACATCAAACTTTGAATTTGTCTCTATTACTATTGTAGTATTATTGATTAACCCTAGACGATACggtaacaaaaagaaaatagtaatgTCGTGCAATGTCGAGTTAACCGTTTTGATTACAATTACATTATGTTTGCAACATGTTTAAGTAAACATAGTCATGTGTAATCCAATTACATTTTTAACAAGACCCGTTATGATTAATCCATCGATGGTATCTCGTTACGATGATATTAATTTTGATTACGTGTTAGTAAATTTGAcgtaaattttaaattgaagtTGTTTAATTATATATGTGTTATATAATTTAGTCCTATTATTTCAatatatgataaattagtttaTGTTCGAGCAACCATCACTTAGTTTACATATGAATGTGATCATCGGGTTTATAGTTTGAATCTTCCACTGCTATTGTAATTTGATCAGTATATCAACAACCTTCCTTTGATGATTTGAGATGCGCAACGTGTGACTTTCGGATAAGAGGGCTCGCTTCACACTCTCATGCCCTCAGCAAAATTATAATTGTGGGAAAGAAAGATTGcatgtaaaataataataataataaaactatgTGGTGCATACCACATAACTTTTGATGCTTAAGTCAACAAGTAGGGTTCCAATACTAAAAGTGGTTAGGTAGTGCAAATTTGGTCATCCACTGGGACTTGATCGTGGTCCACAAGAAGTTGGTCTTTAGTGGTGGAAATCACCTCGCCCTCGGTCTTTGAGGTCTCAAAATAGGACAAGTTTGGCCATTTGACCCAACAAAGCCACTCGTCTCGCCCTTTTCCTTACATGACTTTCCATATTTTGTTCTTACATTTAACTAGGGATGAGCATGATCAACTGAAAAACCGAGCCGACTAACTAAACCAAAGTCAATCGGTCGAACAACGAGAGGCCAGTCGGGCTCGattttaaaaagtttcaaatcgagaatttttaaaaagtatttctAAGTGTTAAATCGACCGAACGACCGAAACTCATCGAGGTCGAGGTCgatttgaaaatttattaaACTAACTATGGTCGGTTCATGATTGGTTTTATCAAAAAATCAACTCCGACCAACCCGATGATCACCCCTATATTTAACAATCTACCATTCCAAGCTCATGATTCTTGCCTTAACTCCTTAGTTGGGATTTTAAGAACAAATGCGAGTTTGGTCTTGATTGGTCTAGACTTAGGAGTATTGTCTCTCTGATAACTTCGACCCCATATGATGTGCATATGTGACTTTTTGGCTACTAGATGTTAAAATTCAAAGGATGACTTTTGCTTTTCCAAGTTATTTAAAACAACCCATCAAACTCGTCACTTGATTTAAGAGTTTCCTTCTCTTAAAAGTTTTTAGGTTAGTAATCTCTATATAATAATCCAAGAAATGGCTCTAATAAGCCTATAGGGTTATTTTGGATTCTAAATCATCCCCTAAAGTCATTTGAGATTGTTTTGAACTTTCCTTGATTTAACGATTTTAGGTTTCTTTATTCCAAATTACCCATGGAATGACCCTATCAAACCCCTAGGGTTGATTCTAGGCTTTTTTTAGTGAATATAATCTACCATAAATTTTCTACTAACTCTATATAGAAACAAGGTTGTCTCGCCTCCAAGATCATAAATTGACTTAACGCAATTTTTTTACCGTCTTGCAATCTTAAATCAATATTAGATTAGTAATTTTGGTCTAAACACAAATTTATTTACTTtcctttttaaagaaaaaaattatctgAATCAAAATAATAGAATACAGTATGATTTAAAATAAGTCGGTGAACTATGTAACAAAAGGGAAATTTTgttgtataattttttttctccctccctctctctcttGGTTTTTTGGATTGTTGAGCTAAAGGTTTTAATATCTATTTTAAACTATAAGCCAAACACTTTGTGAAactttattatttgttatattgACATTTAGTTGAGACACAATGATGTTTTTATAACCAATTGCCATATAGTTAGGGTGTTGTCAAAACTTTTCAAATATCAATAACTACATTAAATAGAGTCCACACTTCAAGTACAAAAATATGTACCAAttcattaattaatataattcaACATATTTAACTATAATGCACCtaatgccttttttttttcttttcttttttctttttcaaatttgataTTCAATGCATAAATCGACATTTTAGAAAATGAAAAGGCtaactttaattatttatcatcAAGTTACgataagaaaaaagatattttataaTTCAACAAACATATAAAGACGAAAGATAGGTCGACATATAAAAAAACCGATTCAAACTAACAAGTTAAATAAAAAGTCAACAAAATAAACTTCAACtatatgaaaataataataattgttgaaaaaaaaaaacatctttcATTGTTTAGAACAATAAACTTAAGTAGGTGGACCTAAACATCCAACCTCAAAAAATACATTATATGTCAATTACCGAGGGGATTTATACTCACGATGACACACTATCATTTACCTGTTCCGTTATAATTAGTAAGGTTGTTTAAAAATTCTGTTTCTATTAGAACTATCACGTCGATTTATGTAAATGGTCATGTAACTAATGATATTGATACAAATAAGATCTGAACGTTATTAACACAATATTATGGTAATTGTATTGGTTATACCAATACATGACTATCCCAAATGACATTAGTCGAAGGTTATTGACCCAATCGTTTCTTTTCAaactttcttaaaaaaaagtttattccAAACAAGTTGGAAAGGTTTACTCAAATGAGTATATTCTATTCGAGTAAATATTAATTGGTCGTCGGATTTTATATTAGGTGTGGAAGTGAGTTGTCacttttcaaaatataatatataaataaaaaaaaataatgtacaTCTTAAATTAATATTGTCCAACCAACCAATAGactttaaataaaaagaaggcACCTTGTTTTTTTAGAAAGATGAATTTGTTCTTTGGTTTCTTGATACTATCAATTATACCATTAATCTATTAAgtattaaatatcattttgatttgtcttttttatacatttattttcaatattttccaCCCTAAGGCGATATATCTTCTTTTTTGTTACCATTGTTTTTCTCGAATATATACGCATGCATGCATATGTATATAACGTACGTTTCtagttcttttttttcattttatgatTAGCATtttgattatattattttaaaaacaaaccatctcaaagactaaaatttaatttttaaatagaaTTCACTTCATTTtaacattaaattttaaattatgatttatttgaaagtttttctatatttaaaaaatattttctaacattctttaatttaaaaatggaaaaaaaatgtttatttgaaaaaagaagttatggtatttatttatttaattttataaaacaatgttttgtaatagagagagagagagataaggTTGGTTTTCGTTGAGAAGATGGACCCATCGCGTGAACGAATTAACTGAAGGGAGACGATGAGAGAATCCCCACGTCGCGAGTAAGATAAGTATTAGGACACTCGCTGCGTAAAACGAACACGTGGGATGGTGAAAAAGGAAGGGAAGAGAGAAAGGAGAAGCGCGTGTGGGGGAGGTGGAAGTAGTAAATAAGAAAGGGATTCTGGAAGGTTCTGGAATTGACGAAAATGCCAAGGGAAAGGTACGAAATCACATGAAGACCCTTCATTACATTTCGGGGGCAAACCGGATATATTGGGGGAGTCCCAAATGtcctttaaaaaaagaaacaaaaaaaaaaaaatatatatatatatatatcaaataatatatatatatatatatatatatatatatatatatatatatatatatatatcaaataatatatatatatatatatatatataaaaaataaaaaaagagaatgTGGGACCCGCATCAGTTTGTTGCTGTTGCTTGACATTTCGAAAACTTTGATGACCTGATCTGATGCACTGCCAAGATTCTGCACCCGCTTCCTCTACCGTCCGATCCTCTGCTTTCTCTATTTCTCATTTTcgtttcttcttcctttttctctctctctttttaaatttaatttaattattaattataccCCTAAGTTGGATTTGGATTATAAAcaatttaaattctaaattttcattaacgtAATATTAGCGTATTACTTTTAAACTCCGTTTCGTTAAGTCGATTAATATTTAGATAATTCTTATTTGAAGTTTACTTAAATTTAAGGGTTTGATTGATACAACTATCT
Encoded proteins:
- the LOC103490755 gene encoding lysine-specific demethylase JMJ13 isoform X1; this encodes MVEGRICSSREDRNGLALLKLKRLQSTNSETANKTSAVKNMMNRSGGDALRASTPCGVRLLGGNAETFSRSSGMSHERDVFSKRRVDKFEYDDLEWTEKIPECPVYSPSKEEFEDPLVYLQKIAPEASKYGICKIVSPLIASVTAGAVLMKEKPGFKFTTRVQPFRFAEWDTDDQVTFYMSGRNYTFRDFEKIANKIYARRYSSSGCLPASYMEKEFWREIACGKTESVEYACDVDGSAFSSSPSDELGTSKWNLKNLSRLPKSILRLLENPIPGVTDPMLYIGMLFSMFAWHVEDHYLYSINYHHCGASKTWYGIPGQAALQFENVVREHVYTRDILSTGGEDGAFDVLLGKTTLFPPSILLDHKVPVYRAVQQPGEFVITFPRAYHAGFSHGFNCGEAVNFAMGDWFPLGAVASQRYALLNRMPLIPHEELLCKEAMLLYTNSEFEDPHYASAELASHYSIKTSFVSMIRFQHRARWTLMKSRTCTGVSPNLHGTILCSLCKRDCYISYINCSCYGHPVCLRHDIKSLNFSCGSNRTLFLCEDILDMESAAKKFEQECGGQTNNVELYSYPLLNLFKGADSDGYATYCEIEVQLDSEFTAAAAAICRLGENECVSSSQPTQSCITENHRPEPSDLSLSCEASTLCSVVDYNETLSTTSHVPRNSSFEHSSEISNRVLESSRNNCSSSPLGSVRASELTTLVDRESDDSDAEIFRVKRRPLKLDKKTGSDATCLKQFAGQQDGRKRLKRIQTNGNSEQLKPSDCHGTNKSRYKFYPSTAHKDSAESDAIEKCSRGSIKCQRFSNEKLMNRQRGFELNNRRRERFQHELGKPKRVHHPHPSMEIGPKRLKIRGPTFSGPIPDQIDSKWA
- the LOC103490755 gene encoding lysine-specific demethylase JMJ13 isoform X3, translated to MMNRSGGDALRASTPCGVRLLGGNAETFSRSSGMSHERDVFSKRRVDKFEYDDLEWTEKIPECPVYSPSKEEFEDPLVYLQKIAPEASKYGICKIVSPLIASVTAGAVLMKEKPGFKFTTRVQPFRFAEWDTDDQVTFYMSGRNYTFRDFEKIANKIYARRYSSSGCLPASYMEKEFWREIACGKTESVEYACDVDGSAFSSSPSDELGTSKWNLKNLSRLPKSILRLLENPIPGVTDPMLYIGMLFSMFAWHVEDHYLYSINYHHCGASKTWYGIPGQAALQFENVVREHVYTRDILSTGGEDGAFDVLLGKTTLFPPSILLDHKVPVYRAVQQPGEFVITFPRAYHAGFSHGFNCGEAVNFAMGDWFPLGAVASQRYALLNRMPLIPHEELLCKEAMLLYTNSEFEDPHYASAELASHYSIKTSFVSMIRFQHRARWTLMKSRTCTGVSPNLHGTILCSLCKRDCYISYINCSCYGHPVCLRHDIKSLNFSCGSNRTLFLCEDILDMESAAKKFEQECGGQTNNVELYSYPLLNLFKGADSDGYATYCEIEVQLDSEFTAAAAAICRLGENECVSSSQPTQSCITENHRPEPSDLSLSCEASTLCSVVDYNETLSTTSHVPRNSSFEHSSEISNRVLESSRNNCSSSPLGSVRASELTTLVDRESDDSDAEIFRVKRRPLKLDKKTGSDATCLKQFAGQQDGRKRLKRIQTNGNSEQLKPSDCHGTNKSRYKFYPSTAHKDSAESDAIEKCSRGSIKCQRFSNEKLMNRQRGFELNNRRRERFQHELGKPKRVHHPHPSMEIGPKRLKIRGPTFSGPIPDQIDSKWA
- the LOC103490755 gene encoding lysine-specific demethylase JMJ13 isoform X2, producing MVEGRICSSREDRNGLALLKLKRLQSTNSETANKTSAVKNMMNRSGGDALRASTPCGVRLLGGNAETFSRSSGMSHERDVFSKRRVDKFEYDDLEWTEKIPECPVYSPSKEEFEDPLVYLQKIAPEASKYGICKIVSPLIASVTAGAVLMKEKPGFKFTTRVQPFRFAEWDTDDQVTFYMSGRNYTFRDFEKIANKIYARRYSSSGCLPASYMEKEFWREIACGKTESVEYACDVDGSAFSSSPSDELGTSKWNLKNLSRLPKSILRLLENPIPGVTDPMLYIGMLFSMFAWHVEDHYLYSINYHHCGASKTWYGIPGQAALQFENVVREHVYTRDILSTGGEDGAFDVLLGKTTLFPPSILLDHKVPVYRAVQQPGEFVITFPRAYHAGFSHGFNCGEAVNFAMGDWFPLGAVASQRYALLNRMPLIPHEELLCKEAMLLYTNSEFEDPHYASAELASHYSIKTSFVSMIRFQHRARWTLMKSRTCTGVSPNLHGTILCSLCKRDCYISYINCSCYGHPVCLRHDIKSLNFSCGSNRTLFLCEDILDMESAAKKFEQECGGQTNNVELYSYPLLNLFKGADSDGYATYCEIEVQLDSEFTAAAAAICRLGENECVSSSQPTQSCITENHRPEPSDLSLSCEASTLCSVVDYNETLSTTSHVPRNSSFEHSSEISNRVLESSRNNCSSSPLGSVRASELTTLVDRESDDSDAEIFRVKRRPLKLDKKTGSDATCLKQFAGQDGRKRLKRIQTNGNSEQLKPSDCHGTNKSRYKFYPSTAHKDSAESDAIEKCSRGSIKCQRFSNEKLMNRQRGFELNNRRRERFQHELGKPKRVHHPHPSMEIGPKRLKIRGPTFSGPIPDQIDSKWA